CAGGGGCCTGCGGCCTTCGGGTTTTCAGGTCCCCCGTCATCCGCACCCGGCCCGGTTCCCCGCCCCTGCCGGGCTCTCGGGCCCTGCCGGCCTTCGGGCCCGCCCGCCTTCTCCGCCTCCCTCAAGGTCCTGCGGATGGTGGTTCGCGGGTCTTCCGGCCGCCGGTCCCTTGCCGGGGGAATCTCTGGAAGCCGGCCCGGGGCTGCTCCTGGCCCTGCTTGTCCGCTCCGTGAACTGAGAACTGTGGGCGGTCGAGCGGGTGTGCCGGCGGCTGGATCCGGCGTTCCGGCGGGTCAACCCGGAGATCCTGGGGAACAGGGACCCGTTCTTGCATGCGCAATTGGCTTCGTTCACTTCGGACAGCAGCGTTTGTCTGCTGGTTCGGGCAGCAGTTGGTGATCTTGAAGTTCATGGATGGTCACGAGAGACAGCAGCAAGTCCGTGGGACAGTCAGCCGCCTGTGACAGTGTGTTCGATCAAGGAATCGCGCAACGCGCGAGGGTGTCGCTGCCGGCCCGTCAGGCGTCGAAACGGCCGCGTGCACTCTCGATGTGCCCGAGGTGCTGGTGGGTCCAGCCGCAGATGGCGTCGACCGCGGTGCGCAGGGCCCGGCCCGGCTCGGTGAGGGTGTACTCGACTCGCGGTGGCACGGTGGGGTGCACCTTCCGGTCGACCAGGCCATTGCGCTCCAGCATGCGCAGGTTCTGGGTGAGCATCTTGTGGCTGACGCCCTCGACCTCGTTGCGCAGCTCGCTGAAGCGCAGGGTGTGCTCGCCGAGCGCCTCGATGATCAGGAGCGCCCACTTGTTGGCGACGTCCGAGAAGATCTCCCGCGCGAGGGAGTCGGCGCGCCGCAGGTCAGCGTCCTCGGGCAGGCCCTTGAGCAGTTGCTTGGTCACCATGGGGTTCCTCAGTCACGAAAAAGTGCGTTCTTCCAGATCAGCCATCACTCTCCTACAGTCCCTGAGTAACTACAAGAGAGCACACCGGAAGGGGCGCGCGCACCGTGACCACCATGGACGTCTTCAACTACAACGTGCCGGCCGAGAGCGACTTCGGCTACTCACAGGCGATCAAGTCCGGCGAGCTGATCCATGTCTCTGGACAGCTCTCGTTCGGTGAGGCAGGCGAGTTCCTCCACGCGGGCGACTTCGCCGCCCAGCTCGAGCAGACCTACGCCAACATGGACAGGGTCCTGGACCACTACGGCTGCACCCGGAACCAGGTCGTCTCGCAGACCCTGTACGTGGTGAACCTGCGGCAGAACGCCGCAGCGACGGCGGAGGGCAACCTGGGGTACTTCGGCGGCCACCGCCCGGCCAGCACGGTCCTGGGCGTCCCTGAACTGACCTTGCCCGGCCAGGTCATCGAAATCAGCTTCGTCATCGACACGAAACTGCCCGCTTGAGGTCTCCTCCCCGCACGCTCTCCCGCCAGCTGCACGGCCACGTCGCCGAAGCCGGCCTCCGCCTCAATGCCGGGCGGATGAGCATGCGGGATGAACCCCGATGGGCGCCGTGCCCGCCTCCACCGCGATCTGAGGCTTCTGCGCCGGCGACGTGAACAAGGACACGCACAGCGGTCCAGGGGCCTGCGGCCTTCGGCTTTCCAGGTCCCCCGTCATCCGCACCCGGCCCGGTCCCCCGCCCCTGGTGTCTCGGGCCCTGCCGGCCTTCGGGTCCGCCCGCCTTCTCCGCCTCCCTCAAGGTCCTGCAGATTATGGTCCGCGGGTCTTTTGGCCGCCGGTCCCTTGCCGGCGGAATCTCTGGAAGCCGGCCCGGGGCTGCCCCTGGCCCTGCTTGTCTGTGAACTGTGAACTGTGGGCGGGGGAGCGGGGCGAGGGGCGGGTTTCGGTCATGGAGGGCGGGTTCGGGTTGTGGCTGGTGACTGGCGGGCGGACCGGGTCGGGGCTGCGCTGAGAGGGGAGAACCCGACGGTGCTGCGGCGGCTGACAGCAGGGTTCGCGGTGATCGGGGATGTGCAGTTCCTGCCGGGTTACTCGGTTCTGCTCGTGGACGAGCCGGGTGTGGAGCGGTTGTCGGACCTGCCGAGGGCGAAGCGGCTGGCGTTCCTGTCCGACCTCGACCTGCTCGGTGAAGCGGTCGAGCGGGTGTGCCGGCGGCTGGATCCGGCGTTCCGGCGGGTCAACCTGGAGATCCTGGGGAACAGGGACCCGTTCTTGCACGCGCATGTCTGGCCGCGGTTCGCGTGGGAGCCGGCCCATGTGGTGGGTGCGCCGGTGTGGCTCTATCCGCGTGAGCGGTGGAGTGAGGAGCACTCCAGGCTCGGTGGGCAGCATGACGCGCTGCGGGAAGCGCTCGGCGGCGAACTGGACCGGCTGCGCACAGTGACCTGACGTTCCCGGCCTGCCGGCCGTCAGGGCCGGGGGAGTGGCGAAGAGGCGTGCGCCTCGGCCGGGTTCGGGTTCGGTGAAGTGTCTTTCTGCCGTGCTTGCTGGATACGCCTGCGGCGTGGGGTGGGTGTGCCTGCCGCGGCCGGGTCTGCACCTGCCGCTCCTGCGGGTGCGGGTGCGGGTGCGGGTGGGGGAGGGGTGGTGTTTCATCGGCACGGCCCCGGGCGGGGATGCGGGTCTGCCATGTCCGCGGCGGACTCCCGCCGCTTCGGCCGGCGTGGTCGGCATCGGCTGCTCTCGCGAAGGGGGCTCTCCCGGACCGGGCCGCCCCGGTGAGCGGCCGGCCCCGGTGGGGCGGGGTGGTGGTCCGTGTGCCGGGTCAGGCCGCCCCGCGAGTGGTTCCGGATGTCTCACCGGCTAGGCATCGGTGACGTCCCGGGGCGTCACCGGGTGGAAGGAATCGATGTCCTCCATGAAACTCAACATCCGGGCGTTGACGAGGTCGGGGTGGTCGATCTGCGGCCCGTGGCCGGTCGCTGCGACGATCTCGGCGCGGGCGCCGGGAATCACCCGGGGAACGCGTTCGAGCTGACGCTTGGGGTGCACCAGCAGGCTGCGCTTACCCATGATCAGGTAGAACGGCGTGCGGATGGAGCCCAGCTCGGCGTCGGACAGCGGCAGTGGAGCGGGACGGCGTATCCGGAAGGCCTTCACGCCGGCCTGGATCCAGGCGCGCAGATCCGGATCGGATATGACCGGCTGTTCCAGCCACTTGGCGAGAGCCGGGCGCAGCCGCTTGGGAGCGAAGGTGGCGAAGAGGCTGGCGAAGATCCAGACGAAGAAGCGGAGCCCCACCTTCTCCAGCCCGCCCGGGTCGAGGGCGGTGACGGAGACGATCCGTTCGGGCCGGCGGTGGACTTGATTGATGACGAGCCAGCCGCCGTAGGAGGAGCCGACGAGGTGGACCTTGTCGAGGCCGAGGACGTCGAGGGCCTCGTCCATCCACTGGGCGGCCCGCTCGGGTTGCCACATCGGCTCGCGGTGGATGCTGCGGCCCGGGTCGCCGGGGGTGTCAAGGGCGTAGACCGGGCGCTCGGCGCTGAGCGCGGCCGTGTTGGGGTACCACATCGCGGAGCAGCCGCCCGAGCCGTGGATCAGGACGACCGGCGTACGGGCCTCGGCCGCCGGGTCCGCGGGGCCGTACCGGTAGACGTGAGTCGTCCCGAAGCTCGTCTTCACGTCGGTCTCGGAGCGGATCGGTGCACCCTTCGCGTACAGCACGTCGCAGGCGGCGAAGTAGCGGTCGCGCAACTGGTCGTTGACGTAGCGCCCTATGTCGCGGCGCGTTCCGGGCGGGTTCTCGGACATGGGCTACCTCCGTGAGATCCACTCTTTATGATACGACCGTACCATATTGGTGATACGGCGGTACCATGAAAAGGAGCCCTTGAGCCGGACCAGACGGCGAACAGGGATCCCACCAACCCACCACGGCCGGAGACACCACGGATGCCCAAGCGCGTGGACCACGATGAACGCCGCACCCAGATCGCTGAAGCACTCATCCAGGTCGCAGGCCGGCAGGGCCTGCACGCAGTCGGCATGCGTGACGTCGCCGCCGAGGCGGGCGTCTCACTACGCCTGGTGCAGTACTACTTCCAGACCAAGGAAAAGCTGCTCTTCCACGGCCTTCAACACCTGACCGACCGCTTCACCGAACGCGTCGGCGCCCGCCTCGCCGCTGCCGGCCAAGACCCGGGCCCCCGCGCGACCATCGAGGCTCTGCTGCTGGCCTCGCTGCCGACCGACGAGGAGAGCCGAATCTTCCACCTTCTCTACAGCTCCTACTCGATCCTGTCCGTGACCGACGAGGCCCTCGCCACCCAGCCGTTCATCGACAAGCCCGACGACGCCGAGAACGCCATTGCCCAATTGATCCAACGGGCACAGAAGACGGGCCAAGCCGACTCTCGAGCCGACGCCCGCACGGAGGCGATCAGCCTGCTCGCCATGACGGCAACCATGGGCACCAGCATCCTCGTCGGACAGCGCACACCGGAGTCCGCCACCGCGGCACTCCAGTACCACCTCGACAGGATCTTCAATCGCAGCCAGGCCTTGCCTACGACCCGGTGACTTCCGCTCTTGTCTTCATTGGCATCGGCCTGAGGTGCTGTTGAGCTGGGACATCAGCTCGCGGTTGGTGGCCCAAGTGGCTGCCGGATCCTCGTCGCGTTCACCAAGCTGCGAGTTGACCTCCGCAACTTGCGGCTCGAGGTGGGTCAGCTTCTCCTCGAGGGCGTCGGCATCGTGAAAACTCCGAGCCCAGCAGCCTGCCAGGCCTCCTGACCGAGGACATGGGACAGCCGTTGTTCAAGCTCATGAACTGCTGGACCTGGCGGGTCGTCGGCAAGTTAGCGAGGTACGGCCTGGAGGAAGCGGCGACTGACCTCGGACCCAGAGGACCCTGCCGACGGTTGCACAGCACAGGCCAGTACGGCGGCGTGGAGATCGCCGTGCCGGTAGATCAGTTGCGGTGCACGTGCGCCAGGCGCGCAACGACAGACAAAGCGATCTTCAGCCTGCCGCAGGTCAGTCGTCGAAGGCGGCCAGGACGCGGCGGCGTCCGCGGACTGAATCGTCCAGAGCATGCCTTCGCGAGCGGGTCGGCAGGCAGCGGCCAGCTAACGCTTCCCCGCCTGGCCGGATACCGCTCGCGGCAGAACGGATGACGGCCCGCCTCGTGTCTCAGCTCGGAACACTGAACAGTCTTCGGGCGAGGGACCACACACGCGGAGTGTACTCAGCCAGGCAGTTTCGCTGCGTAGATCCAGTCGAAGCCGTCGTATCCGGGGCCGTCGAGATGTTCTGCCCGCATCAGGCCGGCACGTGCCGCCACGCGCTGCGAGGCAGCGTTAGCCGGTCTGACTCGGGCGATCAGCGGGAGGTCGGGAACGTGGCGCGATACCCAGTCGGTCACTGCAGTCGCCGCCTCGCCGGCGAAGCCCTGACCCCATGCCGAGGCGGCGAAACGGTAGAAGAGGTTGAGAACGTTCATGCCATTCAGGTCCATGGGCTTGACCCCGCAGAACCCCAATTGCCGGGCAGAGTTGTGGCGTCGGACAACCCAGTACCCGTATCCGCAGCTCTGCCATTGGTTGTTCCAGCGCTGATAGAGCTCCTTGGCCTCTTCAGGCCGGGCGAGGGCGTCGGAGGGATTGTGCAGGCAGGTTGCGGGGTCACTGTGGATCGCGAAGATTGCCTCGATGTCGGCTTCGGTCGGACGCCGCAGTGATAGTCGGGCGGTCGACAACTCTTCCCCCGCCAGGTCCCATTCGCTCATACGAAGATCGTAGAGTCATGAAGATGACGGCGATGTGGAGTCCGGCGAGGTAGACAGTGGCGGACTCGCTCCCGGCCTCAGTCGTTCAGTACAGCCCCCACACACCCGCCCTCCGGGCCGCCCGGCACCGT
This region of Streptomyces ambofaciens ATCC 23877 genomic DNA includes:
- a CDS encoding GNAT family N-acetyltransferase, whose product is MSEWDLAGEELSTARLSLRRPTEADIEAIFAIHSDPATCLHNPSDALARPEEAKELYQRWNNQWQSCGYGYWVVRRHNSARQLGFCGVKPMDLNGMNVLNLFYRFAASAWGQGFAGEAATAVTDWVSRHVPDLPLIARVRPANAASQRVAARAGLMRAEHLDGPGYDGFDWIYAAKLPG
- a CDS encoding diadenosine tetraphosphate hydrolase, with amino-acid sequence MAGDWRADRVGAALRGENPTVLRRLTAGFAVIGDVQFLPGYSVLLVDEPGVERLSDLPRAKRLAFLSDLDLLGEAVERVCRRLDPAFRRVNLEILGNRDPFLHAHVWPRFAWEPAHVVGAPVWLYPRERWSEEHSRLGGQHDALREALGGELDRLRTVT
- a CDS encoding alpha/beta fold hydrolase encodes the protein MSENPPGTRRDIGRYVNDQLRDRYFAACDVLYAKGAPIRSETDVKTSFGTTHVYRYGPADPAAEARTPVVLIHGSGGCSAMWYPNTAALSAERPVYALDTPGDPGRSIHREPMWQPERAAQWMDEALDVLGLDKVHLVGSSYGGWLVINQVHRRPERIVSVTALDPGGLEKVGLRFFVWIFASLFATFAPKRLRPALAKWLEQPVISDPDLRAWIQAGVKAFRIRRPAPLPLSDAELGSIRTPFYLIMGKRSLLVHPKRQLERVPRVIPGARAEIVAATGHGPQIDHPDLVNARMLSFMEDIDSFHPVTPRDVTDA
- a CDS encoding TetR/AcrR family transcriptional regulator, which translates into the protein MPKRVDHDERRTQIAEALIQVAGRQGLHAVGMRDVAAEAGVSLRLVQYYFQTKEKLLFHGLQHLTDRFTERVGARLAAAGQDPGPRATIEALLLASLPTDEESRIFHLLYSSYSILSVTDEALATQPFIDKPDDAENAIAQLIQRAQKTGQADSRADARTEAISLLAMTATMGTSILVGQRTPESATAALQYHLDRIFNRSQALPTTR
- a CDS encoding winged helix-turn-helix transcriptional regulator, which encodes MVTKQLLKGLPEDADLRRADSLAREIFSDVANKWALLIIEALGEHTLRFSELRNEVEGVSHKMLTQNLRMLERNGLVDRKVHPTVPPRVEYTLTEPGRALRTAVDAICGWTHQHLGHIESARGRFDA
- a CDS encoding RidA family protein — its product is MTTMDVFNYNVPAESDFGYSQAIKSGELIHVSGQLSFGEAGEFLHAGDFAAQLEQTYANMDRVLDHYGCTRNQVVSQTLYVVNLRQNAAATAEGNLGYFGGHRPASTVLGVPELTLPGQVIEISFVIDTKLPA